Part of the Sorghum bicolor cultivar BTx623 chromosome 1, Sorghum_bicolor_NCBIv3, whole genome shotgun sequence genome, TTGCTGCAGGTGGAGGGGATGATGATTGGAGGGATGGCAGCTTCACGAGGAGGGACTCGTACGCCGCCAAGAAGAGCAGAACAGGTGAGGAATCAATCCCTGGTGGGCTCCAGATTGATTTGGGCTCGCTGACCTCTGATTCGCATTGTCCAATCCTTCTTCACCCAGAGCGGGCGTCGCGGAGGAGCCACGAGCGGTCGCGGCGCAGCAAGATCGACCTCGACGCCGCCGAGGCCACCGTCATGCTCGACTACAGGTGAGCCTGCCTGCCCAGTAGCAAGAACTCGATGATTTcgtcgtccgtccgtccgtccgtgaGCGTGATGTGATGTCTTCCTCTTGGGCAGGATCTTTGCTGCTACGTGGAATGTAGGTGGCCGCGCGCCGCCGGGGTCGCTCAGCCTCGACGACTGGCTCCGCACCTCGCCGCCGGCCGACATCTACGTCCTCGGGTAAAGCCCCCCCTGCCGTTATGTTGGGGAACGCCGACACGCCGTTGTTTAGCGTCATCATTGCGGTTGGTTGCGGCATGCAGGTTCCAAGAAATCGTCCCGTTGAACGCCGGGAACGTCCTCGGCGCCGAGGACAACGGGCCCGCGAGGAAGTGGGTGTCGCTGGTCAGGCGGACGCTCAACAGCCTGCCAGGAAGTGGCGGTAGCGGGAGCCTGCAGacgccgtcgccggcgccgtACCTGGTGGCGGAGATGGACGCGGACTTCGAGCGGTCGACGCGAAACGACCCGTCCTTCTTCCACCGGCGGTCGTTCCAGTCTGGGCTCAGCCGGAGCATGCGGGTGGACGGCGACATCCTCGCCGGCCCCGGTCCCGCCAGGCTCGAGCGCCGGTACAGCGTCAACGACCGCGTGATGTACGGTAGCAGGCCCAGCGACTATGAGGCCAACTGCCgctggggcggcggcggcggcggtcagtCAGACGACGAAGATGACCATGTTGGCGGCGGCGAGTCGCCGATCACGGTGTTCTCTCCGATGTCGCATGGATACGGAAATGCTCAGCCCATGGAAGAATGCAGCGGATCAGCCCGTGGCCCTGCTAGGTACCTGCCATTACATTACAGCCATCAATTCGCTTATGCCTTCTTCAGTAGTTCAGTTGTTCACTGGAAAATGCAGTTTTGCTTCACATTATCCAATCTTTTAAAATCCTGCAATAAAACATATATGAAATTAAGTTGTTTTTTGTCTGTTAAAATTTGATGATAGGTACTGCCTTGTTGCAAGCAAGCAGATGGTTGGATTGTTCCTGATGATTTGGGCTCGGAAGGAGATGAAGAATGACATTAGAAATCTGAAGGTGTCCTGTGTTGGGAGGGGATTAATGGGCTACCTTGGAAATAAGGTGAGTTTCACTCTATCGTGATAAATGCAGAACAATGCAACTTACACAAGCAATCAGTGAGAAACATTTGATTTGGTTTACACATATTTGGAATCCAATGAGAAggttttgtgtgttttttcagGGTTCAATTTCCATCAGCATGGTTTTGCACCAAACAAGTTTCTGCTTTGTCTGCAGTCATCTGACATCGGGTCAAAAGGACGGTGACGAGCACCGCAGGAACTCTGATGTTATGGAAATCCTAAGGAAGACCAGATTCCCTAGAGTTTGTGGACAGTATGAGAGATCACCGGAAACTATCCTGGAGCATGAGTAAGCAGGCACCTTGTCTCTATGCATTAACTTTCAGGGTTTAGTTTCCATGTCACTGCACCAACAACATGCTTTCTCAtacatgcaattgcttatcttGTGTAATTTTATCCCTTATCTGTGCATTTTGTCACAGTCGGATAATCTGGCTTGGGGATCTCAATTACCGGATTGCACTTTCCTACAGATCAGTGAAAGCGCTTGTGGAGATGCGTAACTGGAAAGCATTGCTGGAAAAAGATCAGGTGAGGGCTTAGCTACTACTTTGTAGACACAATGTACTTTCATGCAAATGTTCTGATTACAGAGTAACAGAAAAAAGTAGCAAAATTCTTTGCCATAGTAGATTTCTTGTGACATTGGCAACCAATGCTTTACATCTTGTCATTCTTTTTCTCTGGTGATGTTACAAGGCATCAGTATTGTGGCAAAATAAATGGCCAAGTACAATTCTGATGAGATGGTGTGAAACTTTGTGCTTTCAGCTGACAAGGGAGCAAAGAGGTGGTCGTGTATTTGCTGGATGGAATGAGGGGAGAATATACTTCCCACCAACCTATAAATACTCCAACAATTCTGACAAATACGCAGGAGACGACATGAACCAGAAGGAGAAGAAGCGAACTCCAGCATGGTATATAATTACAATCATTAATTTTGCCAGTTTGTCAAATTGTGCACAGTTAAGAAAATTCAGTAATCCTTTCATGCAGGTGTGACCGCATTTTGTGGTATGGGAGGGGCCTTAGCCAACTCTCATATGTTCGTGGAGAGTCTCGTTTCTCGGACCACAGACCTGTCTACAGCATGTTCATTGCAGAAGTGGAATCGATCAATCACACCCAAATTCAGAAGATGAGTTCTTGGAGCTCCCAGCTGGACATAGAAGAATTGCTGCCCTACTCATATGGATACACTGAAATTGATCATTATGGGTATACTGACCTCAATTTCTACTGAAATGAACAAAGGAACTCACATGTTGAGCTAGATGCCTGAACTGAAACGCCTCTAGTTATTGCGATTTGCGATGCCAGTTATTTGCCAACAATTGAGGACAGAGTTTGATACACCGGTGCACTGCATTAGCTTCTCATGGTTTTAAAAAGCTTGTTATGTAGGCAACACTTAGTTTGAGGTCAGAAAGAGAAAACCTTGAACTTCAGCATTGGAATTTTCTGAATGTTCAGATTGCTACCAAAGATTTTACATATCCAGACAAGGTATACCCAGTCAATGTACAAAACCCACATCTGCGGCGACATGAGAAATCTGATAAGCCACTGGATGCTCTCTTTTGCAGGTCTCCATCTAGTGTTAACCAGTATAGAGATTGCAAGTAGTTGGAAGAAGGTAGTGGATGCTTTATTTGAATGGCTCTTCAAGGAAACAAGAGAAACAAAAATGACATGACAAATGTCGACTGGAACGCCCAAGTGATGATGAGCAGATAGATAGCATAGCACTGGCCGTTCAATCTGAAGGCCAGGACAATTTGCGAACATTTTTTTTTCCTACTTCCCTCTCTACATGTGTACACTCCAGCCATATTATTCGGCTAATATTCGAGTGGCACAATACAATACTAGATACAGTAGTTTTTGGTTGTGTTTGCAGAGCAGTAAAATTAAGATGGGTCATGAATGCCCGTTATTATATCCTCAAATCATTTCGTTTCCCTGCATGGAGCAAAAAGGTGTGTAGTAAGTAATGCATGGTCATCATGCGTTGACAGTTGCAGGAGCAATGCGTGATCAGTGAGCCTGATGAAAAGGCTACCGGCGACATTGCAGCCTTAAACTCTTCAGAGAATGTGCGGAGGCTCTTCTTTTCCCCCAATCCATTATGGAGCCACCTACCTACTCTTTACTTTTACAATCTGGCATTTCGGATTAAGTTCAAATGGAGAGCGTAGCTTCACATTACCGGTAAATTGTGTATTTTTTCTTTATCGGAAATGCACTGCTGATAAATGCACTGTAGGTCCAATTTGTGATCTTGGTGCAACGAAATTCAGACATCCAGCAACTTTACTATACTACATTATTCATCAATATGCAAGTGTGGAACTTTCAGATTTCATTGTCGTTGTTGATTGACTTGGAATTTCggttttccaaaaaaattgaCTTGGAATTTCTTATTAGCCAACAAGTGGTTGCTGATGATGAAACACTT contains:
- the LOC8064897 gene encoding type I inositol polyphosphate 5-phosphatase 4; translated protein: MRDGGGNSKMSKLSWSKSLVRKWFNIRGKSHDFHADAAAVGTGSGRSGGGDDDWRDGSFTRRDSYAAKKSRTERASRRSHERSRRSKIDLDAAEATVMLDYRIFAATWNVGGRAPPGSLSLDDWLRTSPPADIYVLGFQEIVPLNAGNVLGAEDNGPARKWVSLVRRTLNSLPGSGGSGSLQTPSPAPYLVAEMDADFERSTRNDPSFFHRRSFQSGLSRSMRVDGDILAGPGPARLERRYSVNDRVMYGSRPSDYEANCRWGGGGGGQSDDEDDHVGGGESPITVFSPMSHGYGNAQPMEECSGSARGPARYCLVASKQMVGLFLMIWARKEMKNDIRNLKVSCVGRGLMGYLGNKGSISISMVLHQTSFCFVCSHLTSGQKDGDEHRRNSDVMEILRKTRFPRVCGQYERSPETILEHDRIIWLGDLNYRIALSYRSVKALVEMRNWKALLEKDQLTREQRGGRVFAGWNEGRIYFPPTYKYSNNSDKYAGDDMNQKEKKRTPAWCDRILWYGRGLSQLSYVRGESRFSDHRPVYSMFIAEVESINHTQIQKMSSWSSQLDIEELLPYSYGYTEIDHYGYTDLNFY